The following are encoded together in the Parabacteroides chongii genome:
- the nusB gene encoding transcription antitermination factor NusB: MINRILIRIKVLQIVYSFYQNGNNDLKVAENELLFSLRKSYDLYHYFLLLIIEVTNLQRRTLDAKKSKYMPTYAELNPNTRLVDNRFTAQVAENEALQKYVAEQGLSWVNDEDFIKNVLDIILASDLYNEYLDNENDSYETDKEFWRAVFKKLICGNEVIEDYLEDKSIYWNDDIGIVETFTLKTIKQFEEKSGSKQKLLPMFKDLEDQSFAIKLFRQSLLKGAEYRERINKHMKNWEAERIANMDLIIMQVALAEIMTFPSIPINVTLNEYIDIAKYYSTPKSGVFINGILDSIVSELKKEKVLLKD, encoded by the coding sequence ATGATCAACAGAATTTTAATCCGCATTAAAGTTTTACAGATAGTTTACTCATTCTATCAAAACGGAAACAATGACCTCAAAGTAGCGGAAAATGAATTGCTTTTCAGCTTACGGAAGTCGTATGACTTATATCACTATTTCCTTCTTCTTATTATCGAAGTCACTAACCTGCAAAGACGGACACTCGACGCTAAAAAAAGCAAGTACATGCCGACTTATGCCGAATTGAACCCCAATACCCGTTTGGTGGATAACCGTTTCACCGCCCAGGTGGCAGAAAACGAAGCTCTCCAAAAATATGTAGCAGAACAAGGGTTGTCATGGGTTAACGACGAAGACTTCATCAAGAATGTATTGGATATAATCCTGGCTTCGGATTTGTACAACGAATATCTGGACAACGAGAACGATTCGTACGAAACAGACAAGGAATTCTGGCGTGCCGTATTCAAAAAGTTAATCTGTGGTAATGAAGTTATCGAAGATTACCTGGAAGACAAAAGCATCTACTGGAACGACGATATCGGAATCGTCGAAACGTTTACATTAAAAACGATCAAGCAATTTGAGGAAAAAAGCGGAAGCAAGCAGAAACTGTTGCCGATGTTCAAAGATCTGGAAGACCAGTCGTTTGCAATTAAACTGTTCCGCCAGTCTTTGTTGAAAGGCGCTGAATATCGCGAACGCATCAACAAGCATATGAAGAACTGGGAAGCTGAACGTATTGCCAATATGGACTTGATCATCATGCAGGTTGCACTGGCAGAGATCATGACATTCCCGTCAATACCTATCAACGTCACACTGAACGAATATATCGACATTGCAAAATATTACAGTACGCCAAAGAGCGGAGTATTTATCAACGGTATATTAGATTCTATCGTATCCGAGTTAAAAAAAGAAAAGGTATTGCTTAAAGACTAA
- a CDS encoding tRNA1(Val) (adenine(37)-N6)-methyltransferase produces MANPYFQFKKFTIWHDKCAMKVGTDAVLLGAWGNLADCKNILDIGTGTGIIALMLAQRSTGDIDAIDIDNDACIQAKENVKASPFAERIRVIHAACSEFAGSVTRKKYDLIVSNPPYFINSLKCPDNKRSVARHTDSLPLSELVENACSLLSSSGRIALVLPYEQLEEVESIAWKNSLFVSRQTDVIPVPGAHPKRLLIELSAVEADTTNRDTLVIEESRHQYTPEYIALTKDFYLKM; encoded by the coding sequence ATGGCAAATCCTTATTTTCAATTCAAAAAGTTCACGATATGGCATGATAAGTGTGCAATGAAAGTCGGAACAGACGCCGTTTTGCTCGGAGCATGGGGCAATCTCGCCGACTGTAAAAACATTTTGGATATAGGAACCGGTACAGGAATCATCGCTCTAATGCTCGCCCAGCGAAGTACGGGAGATATCGATGCGATCGACATAGACAACGATGCCTGTATCCAGGCGAAAGAGAATGTGAAGGCATCTCCATTCGCTGAAAGAATCAGGGTTATACATGCTGCCTGTTCGGAATTTGCCGGTTCGGTTACCCGTAAAAAATACGATCTGATCGTTTCCAATCCTCCCTATTTTATAAATTCCTTGAAATGTCCGGACAATAAACGTTCGGTTGCACGCCATACGGACAGCCTGCCTTTATCCGAACTGGTTGAAAATGCCTGTTCCCTGTTATCTTCTTCCGGACGTATAGCCCTGGTCCTGCCTTACGAACAATTGGAGGAAGTAGAATCGATTGCCTGGAAAAATTCTTTATTTGTTTCCAGACAGACAGACGTAATACCTGTCCCCGGAGCTCACCCCAAACGATTACTGATTGAGTTATCGGCAGTAGAAGCAGATACAACAAACCGGGATACACTGGTCATAGAAGAATCCAGACACCAGTACACCCCGGAATACATAGCATTAACCAAAGATTTTTATCTGAAAATGTAA
- a CDS encoding DUF362 domain-containing protein — MAYLISEDCIACGTCIDECPVGAISEGDIYHIDPEMCTDCGTCADACPTEAIHPA, encoded by the coding sequence ATGGCTTATTTAATTAGTGAAGATTGTATTGCTTGTGGTACTTGCATCGACGAGTGTCCGGTAGGAGCAATTTCGGAAGGTGATATCTATCATATCGATCCTGAAATGTGTACAGATTGTGGCACTTGTGCTGACGCTTGTCCTACAGAAGCAATTCATCCGGCTTAA
- a CDS encoding DUF5606 domain-containing protein: MLKTILSISGKPGLFRLVSHGKNMLIVESLTDKKRVPAYAKDKVISLGDIAIYTNETEVPLHEVLTSVKNKENGAKVTVPSDTKELRTYFAEVLPDFDRERVYPSDIKKLLTWYNILIGAEITDFTPEEEPVAEEATAETETSAEEKAE; encoded by the coding sequence ATGTTGAAGACTATTTTGTCTATTTCGGGAAAACCGGGATTATTTAGATTGGTTTCCCACGGAAAGAACATGCTGATTGTCGAATCGCTGACAGATAAAAAAAGAGTACCAGCTTATGCAAAAGATAAAGTGATCTCGCTTGGTGATATCGCTATTTACACGAACGAGACTGAAGTTCCTTTGCACGAAGTGCTTACCAGCGTAAAAAATAAAGAAAACGGAGCCAAAGTAACAGTACCTTCCGACACAAAGGAATTGCGTACTTATTTTGCTGAAGTTTTACCTGATTTTGACCGCGAAAGAGTATATCCGAGCGATATCAAAAAATTGCTGACATGGTATAACATCCTGATCGGAGCTGAAATCACAGACTTCACACCGGAGGAAGAACCTGTCGCTGAAGAAGCAACAGCTGAAACAGAAACCAGCGCTGAAGAAAAAGCTGAATAA
- the spt gene encoding serine palmitoyltransferase, with amino-acid sequence MKLLQEKLAKYDAPQKAMAAGIYPYFRMIESDQDTEVMISGKKVLMFGSNAYLGLTNHPKVKEAAIEAIKKYGTGCAGSRFLNGTLDIHIELEKRLAEFVGKEDAIVYSTGFQVNLGVVSCLTGREDYILWDELDHASIIEGHRLSFSTKLKYKHNDMESLEKQLQKCEPDKVKLIVIDGVFSMEGDIAKLPEIVALAKKYNASVMVDEAHGLGVLGDHGRGTCNHFGVTDDVDLIMGTFSKSLASIGGFIASDKDTINYLRHNSRSYIFSASNTPAATAAAGAALDIMLSEPERIEHLWDLTHYALDGFRNMGCEIGHTATPIIPLFIRDNDLTFLIVKELFEAGIFVNPVVSPAVAPEDTLIRFSLMATHTKEQLDYALEAIHKVFKSHGLVD; translated from the coding sequence ATGAAACTTTTACAAGAGAAACTAGCAAAGTACGATGCTCCTCAAAAAGCGATGGCTGCAGGAATTTACCCTTATTTCAGAATGATCGAAAGCGATCAGGATACTGAAGTAATGATCAGTGGTAAAAAAGTCTTGATGTTTGGCTCAAACGCTTATTTAGGATTGACTAATCATCCTAAAGTAAAAGAGGCTGCAATTGAAGCGATCAAAAAGTACGGTACGGGTTGTGCCGGTTCACGTTTCCTGAATGGTACGCTTGACATCCATATTGAATTGGAAAAACGTCTGGCTGAATTCGTAGGAAAAGAAGATGCGATCGTGTATTCAACAGGTTTCCAGGTGAACCTGGGAGTAGTTTCCTGTCTGACAGGACGTGAAGATTATATCTTGTGGGATGAACTGGACCACGCCTCCATCATTGAAGGCCATCGTCTGTCTTTCTCAACTAAACTGAAATACAAGCATAACGACATGGAATCGCTGGAAAAACAACTCCAGAAATGCGAACCTGACAAGGTGAAGCTGATCGTTATCGACGGGGTATTCAGTATGGAAGGAGATATAGCCAAACTTCCCGAAATCGTAGCACTGGCAAAGAAATACAATGCCAGCGTCATGGTTGACGAAGCACACGGCCTGGGAGTTCTAGGTGATCACGGACGCGGAACATGTAACCACTTCGGTGTTACCGACGACGTAGACCTCATTATGGGTACATTCAGTAAATCACTGGCTTCTATCGGTGGATTTATCGCTTCTGATAAAGACACGATCAACTACCTCCGTCACAATTCACGTTCTTACATCTTCAGTGCCAGCAACACGCCGGCAGCTACAGCAGCAGCAGGTGCCGCACTCGATATCATGTTGAGCGAACCGGAACGTATCGAACATCTGTGGGATCTGACTCACTATGCCCTGGACGGTTTCCGTAACATGGGTTGTGAAATCGGACATACCGCCACTCCGATCATTCCGTTATTCATCCGTGATAACGATCTGACATTCCTGATCGTTAAAGAATTGTTCGAAGCCGGAATCTTTGTAAATCCGGTAGTTTCTCCGGCCGTTGCTCCGGAAGACACGCTGATCCGTTTCTCACTGATGGCTACTCACACGAAAGAGCAGTTGGATTATGCACTTGAAGCAATTCACAAGGTATTTAAAAGTCACGGCTTAGTAGACTAA
- a CDS encoding porin family protein, whose product MRRLLFLLLICSLAIPGVMAQKEKVKNQPYADLKWVHLGFHVGLHAQDLLLTNTGVATDGETWFAEIPSYSPGFSVGVIGDMYLNPYFNLRFIPTVHFGDKKFLFREQATGEEFTTSVRSTILSFPLSVKYSALRLNNYRPYLIGGIFGAMDLGRKKGMPVLLKGADFGLEFGIGCDIYLPFFKLCPELKFSFGLVDLLQKDRSDLTDKDLIKYPNALSKATSRMVSLTFNFE is encoded by the coding sequence TTGAGACGTCTATTATTTTTATTATTGATATGTAGTCTTGCCATTCCTGGTGTGATGGCACAGAAAGAGAAGGTTAAGAATCAGCCGTATGCCGACTTGAAGTGGGTTCATTTGGGATTCCATGTCGGATTGCATGCGCAGGATTTGTTATTGACCAATACCGGTGTGGCAACCGACGGTGAGACATGGTTTGCTGAAATTCCCAGTTATTCACCCGGATTCAGTGTCGGTGTGATAGGGGATATGTATCTGAATCCTTATTTTAATCTGCGTTTTATACCTACGGTGCATTTCGGAGATAAAAAGTTTCTGTTCCGCGAACAAGCTACCGGCGAAGAGTTCACTACTTCTGTTCGTTCCACGATCCTGAGCTTTCCTCTGAGTGTGAAATATTCAGCCCTCCGTTTGAATAATTATCGTCCTTATCTGATTGGCGGTATATTCGGAGCAATGGACCTCGGACGTAAGAAAGGAATGCCGGTCTTATTGAAAGGAGCCGATTTTGGTTTGGAATTCGGTATAGGATGTGATATTTACCTGCCGTTCTTCAAGCTCTGTCCTGAATTGAAGTTTAGTTTCGGACTGGTCGACCTGCTACAGAAAGACCGTAGTGACCTGACGGATAAAGATCTTATCAAATATCCGAATGCATTATCGAAAGCGACTTCCCGTATGGTTTCGCTGACGTTTAATTTCGAATAA
- the coaE gene encoding dephospho-CoA kinase (Dephospho-CoA kinase (CoaE) performs the final step in coenzyme A biosynthesis.), with translation MIKIGITGGIGSGKSVIASLLNLYGIPVYVADTESKILTETSPAIKEKLTALFGDDLYTDKGLNKKLLASHIFTNPEYLQQVNAIIHPEVNNHFSAWTKAQTSPICAIESAILFESGFNKVVDKSLMVYAPQEIRIERAVSRDNTAREEIIRRIENQLPDETKRDWSDYVIYNDDKQALLPQVEKFLASL, from the coding sequence ATGATCAAAATCGGAATAACCGGTGGTATAGGAAGTGGCAAATCGGTCATTGCTTCCTTGCTGAACCTGTATGGAATACCGGTCTACGTAGCTGACACGGAGAGTAAGATTCTGACCGAAACATCACCGGCAATCAAAGAAAAGCTCACTGCTTTGTTCGGAGACGACCTTTATACCGACAAAGGACTGAACAAGAAGCTACTGGCTTCCCATATATTCACTAATCCGGAATATCTTCAACAGGTAAACGCCATTATCCATCCGGAAGTGAACAATCATTTTTCCGCCTGGACAAAAGCTCAGACCAGCCCCATATGTGCTATCGAATCGGCAATTCTCTTCGAATCGGGCTTCAACAAAGTCGTTGACAAAAGCCTGATGGTATATGCCCCCCAGGAGATCCGTATCGAACGGGCGGTTTCACGGGATAATACTGCCCGGGAAGAAATCATTCGCCGTATTGAGAACCAACTGCCGGATGAAACAAAAAGAGACTGGTCCGATTATGTTATCTACAATGACGATAAGCAGGCTTTACTGCCCCAGGTTGAAAAATTTCTGGCATCTTTATAG
- the lon gene encoding endopeptidase La, whose amino-acid sequence MMKERMKRFTDESYDDLDDNIGIVMPILTECDVDEDFTDGIDKVGNVVPILPLRNMVLFPGVAMPVIVGRPKSMRLIKEAVHNKSLIGVVCQKEVNTEDPEYNDLYTTGVIADIVRVLEMPDGTTTVILQGKKRFSLDALEETEPYLKGKITLLEDRMPDKTDREFEALISTIKDLTIKMLGSMSEPPRDLIFSIKNNKNVLYLVNFSCSNIPSGASEKQELLLIGDLKDRAYRLLFILNREYQLVELKASIQMKTHEDINQQQREYFLQQQIKTIQEELGGNINELEIKELREKARKKKWPASVAEIFEKEVRKLERLHPQSPDFSIQTQYVQTIVNLPWNEYSKDNFNLVHAQKVLDRDHYGLEKVKERIIEHLAVLKLKGDMKSPIICLYGPPGVGKTSLGKSVAEALHRKYVRISLGGLHDEAEIRGHRRTYIGAMSGRIIQNIQKSGSSNPVFILDEIDKVTNDFKGDPASALLEVLDPEQNSAFHDNYLDIDYDLSKVMFIATANNLNTISQPLLDRMELIEVSGYILEEKVEIAARHLVPKQLEAHGLSKGKVKFPKKTLQVIVESYTRESGVRELDKKIAKIMRKLARKVASDEAIPSQIKPEDLHEYLGPVEYSRDKYQGNEYAGVVTGLAWTAVGGEILFVESSLSRGKGSKLTLTGNLGDVMKESAMLALEYIHAHASVFNINEDLFENWNVHIHVPEGAIPKDGPSAGVTMVTSLVSAFTQRKVRKNLAMTGEITLRGKVLPVGGIKEKILAAKRAGIKELILCKENQKDIEEIKADYVKGLTFHYVEDIHQVIDLALLKEKVDNPLF is encoded by the coding sequence ATGATGAAAGAAAGAATGAAGAGGTTTACCGATGAGTCGTATGACGATTTGGACGATAATATTGGGATTGTAATGCCTATCCTTACAGAATGTGATGTGGATGAGGATTTTACAGATGGTATAGATAAAGTAGGGAATGTGGTTCCTATTCTTCCGTTGAGGAATATGGTACTTTTTCCGGGAGTAGCCATGCCGGTCATTGTCGGCAGGCCTAAATCTATGCGTCTGATAAAAGAGGCTGTTCACAATAAATCTTTGATCGGTGTTGTCTGTCAGAAAGAAGTGAACACGGAGGATCCGGAGTATAATGATTTGTATACGACCGGTGTAATCGCAGATATTGTCCGTGTACTTGAAATGCCGGATGGTACGACAACGGTGATTCTGCAAGGAAAGAAACGTTTCTCCCTGGATGCTCTGGAAGAAACAGAACCCTATCTGAAAGGAAAAATAACTTTGCTGGAAGATAGGATGCCGGATAAGACCGACCGTGAGTTTGAGGCGCTTATCTCAACGATCAAAGATCTGACAATTAAAATGTTGGGTTCGATGAGCGAGCCGCCGCGTGATTTGATCTTCTCCATAAAGAATAATAAGAATGTCCTTTATCTGGTCAACTTCTCCTGTAGCAACATCCCCAGCGGAGCTTCAGAAAAGCAGGAACTTCTGTTGATCGGCGACCTGAAGGATCGTGCTTATCGTTTGTTGTTTATTCTGAATCGTGAATATCAGCTGGTAGAACTGAAGGCTTCTATCCAAATGAAAACACATGAAGATATAAACCAGCAGCAACGGGAATATTTCCTGCAGCAGCAGATCAAGACTATTCAGGAAGAACTGGGTGGAAATATAAATGAACTGGAAATAAAAGAGTTACGGGAAAAGGCTAGAAAGAAAAAATGGCCGGCTTCTGTTGCTGAGATATTTGAGAAAGAGGTACGTAAGCTGGAACGTTTGCATCCGCAATCGCCTGACTTCTCCATACAGACACAATATGTACAGACGATCGTTAATTTGCCGTGGAATGAATACAGTAAAGATAACTTCAACCTGGTACATGCCCAAAAGGTTCTTGACCGTGATCATTACGGACTGGAAAAGGTAAAGGAACGTATCATCGAGCATTTGGCGGTATTGAAGCTGAAAGGAGACATGAAGTCGCCGATTATCTGTTTGTACGGACCTCCGGGAGTGGGTAAAACTTCGCTGGGTAAATCTGTCGCTGAAGCGTTGCACCGTAAATATGTGCGTATATCGTTAGGCGGTCTGCATGATGAAGCAGAGATACGCGGTCATCGTCGTACGTATATAGGGGCTATGAGTGGCCGTATTATTCAAAATATCCAAAAGTCGGGAAGCTCGAATCCTGTGTTTATCCTGGATGAAATAGATAAAGTAACGAATGATTTCAAAGGTGATCCTGCTTCTGCCTTACTGGAAGTCCTGGATCCGGAACAGAACTCCGCTTTCCACGATAACTATTTGGATATCGATTATGATTTGAGTAAAGTCATGTTTATCGCTACGGCAAACAATTTGAATACGATTTCACAGCCTTTGCTGGATCGTATGGAGTTGATTGAAGTGAGCGGATATATCCTGGAAGAAAAAGTAGAGATCGCTGCCCGTCATTTGGTACCGAAGCAACTGGAAGCTCATGGCCTTAGTAAAGGCAAGGTGAAGTTTCCTAAAAAGACTTTGCAGGTTATTGTCGAATCATATACCCGTGAAAGCGGTGTCCGTGAACTGGATAAAAAGATTGCCAAGATCATGCGTAAACTGGCTCGTAAAGTTGCTTCCGACGAAGCTATCCCATCGCAGATCAAACCGGAAGATCTGCATGAATATCTGGGGCCGGTAGAATACAGTCGTGATAAATATCAGGGGAATGAATATGCCGGTGTTGTAACCGGATTGGCGTGGACCGCTGTAGGAGGAGAGATCCTTTTCGTGGAATCCAGCCTGAGCCGGGGAAAAGGGTCGAAGTTAACTTTGACAGGTAACTTAGGGGATGTAATGAAAGAATCTGCCATGTTGGCACTTGAGTATATCCATGCCCATGCCTCTGTCTTCAATATAAATGAGGATTTGTTCGAAAACTGGAATGTACATATCCATGTTCCTGAAGGAGCGATCCCGAAAGACGGGCCCAGTGCCGGTGTGACCATGGTTACGTCTTTGGTATCGGCATTTACACAGCGTAAGGTACGGAAGAATCTGGCAATGACCGGAGAGATTACATTGCGTGGTAAGGTGCTTCCGGTTGGAGGTATCAAGGAAAAGATCCTGGCTGCCAAACGGGCAGGTATCAAGGAACTGATTCTTTGCAAGGAAAACCAAAAGGATATCGAAGAGATCAAAGCGGATTATGTAAAAGGATTGACTTTCCATTATGTGGAAGATATCCATCAAGTGATCGATCTTGCCTTGTTAAAGGAAAAAGTAGATAATCCGTTATTCTGA
- the yajC gene encoding preprotein translocase subunit YajC, with the protein MSLVSILLQAAGGQSQWSGILMMVVIVAIFYFFMIRPQQKKQKEIQKSREALKAGDKVITAGGIYGKIKEIGDTYMLIEISDGVRIRVDKTSIFASSEDAQQK; encoded by the coding sequence ATGAGCTTAGTTAGTATTTTACTTCAGGCTGCCGGAGGCCAGTCACAGTGGTCAGGCATCCTAATGATGGTGGTTATCGTTGCGATCTTCTATTTCTTTATGATCCGTCCGCAACAGAAAAAGCAGAAAGAGATCCAAAAATCGCGTGAAGCGTTGAAAGCTGGTGATAAAGTGATTACAGCCGGAGGTATCTACGGAAAGATTAAAGAAATCGGTGACACTTATATGCTGATAGAAATTTCAGACGGAGTACGTATCCGTGTCGATAAAACTTCTATCTTTGCTTCATCAGAAGACGCACAGCAAAAATAA
- a CDS encoding DUF3276 family protein, with translation MDESVKKIQVEGGDKEILYSKAIKAGKRIYYLDVKKNLKDDLFLAVTESKKVQPKNGTQVSFEKHKIFLYKEDFEKFMEGMNDVINYIKQRNSEDQKAQAPDAETNTDDGSDEIKLDIDF, from the coding sequence ATGGATGAGTCGGTGAAGAAAATACAGGTTGAAGGTGGCGATAAAGAGATTTTGTACTCTAAAGCCATAAAAGCAGGTAAGCGGATCTATTATCTGGATGTGAAGAAAAACTTGAAAGACGATTTGTTCCTGGCGGTGACCGAAAGTAAAAAGGTACAGCCTAAGAACGGAACACAGGTATCTTTCGAGAAACATAAGATTTTCCTTTATAAGGAGGATTTTGAAAAGTTTATGGAGGGTATGAATGATGTGATCAATTACATCAAACAACGAAACTCCGAAGATCAAAAAGCACAGGCCCCGGATGCTGAGACAAATACAGACGATGGTTCGGATGAGATAAAGCTGGATATCGATTTCTAA
- a CDS encoding YbbR-like domain-containing protein, protein MPQLDNINQSFKSARMKINAFLRRQRWKEALIFFFFVLLSLGFWLLQSLQQEYEIEINIPVRYKNIPPDISFTETPPQEVIAKVKDKGSVLLNYSFGRSFAPIEMNMKNQAEKSGSLSIAKKAIENDIQKQLLATTSLVGFEPQYIEAPYSKRIKKDIPVVFNGTIQTNPGFHVSGSITISPMNISVYASDVVLDTLNQAKTVFTEIKKGNKTITKTVQLQKVSEATYDPTSVTITIPIEEFTEKTLEIPVLCTDLPSHYTLRTFPSVAKVTCSIPLSRFKDLSEDAFEIKFSFKDLEQNVSGTLPIQLTKKPDWVTTTTLVPDKIEFILEQNNLQ, encoded by the coding sequence ATGCCGCAGCTTGATAATATAAATCAATCATTCAAGTCTGCCCGGATGAAGATTAATGCTTTTCTGCGTCGTCAGAGATGGAAAGAAGCATTAATCTTTTTCTTTTTTGTACTACTGTCATTAGGCTTTTGGCTATTGCAGAGCCTTCAGCAGGAATACGAAATAGAGATCAACATACCGGTCAGATATAAGAATATCCCACCCGATATTTCTTTTACGGAAACGCCTCCGCAGGAGGTGATTGCTAAAGTAAAAGATAAAGGAAGTGTTCTGCTGAACTATTCCTTCGGGAGATCGTTTGCCCCGATCGAAATGAACATGAAAAATCAGGCAGAGAAAAGCGGCTCTTTATCCATTGCGAAAAAAGCGATTGAGAACGATATCCAAAAACAATTGCTGGCAACCACTTCGCTGGTAGGTTTCGAACCTCAGTACATTGAAGCGCCTTACAGTAAACGCATCAAGAAAGATATCCCGGTGGTTTTCAACGGGACAATCCAGACAAATCCAGGTTTCCACGTATCCGGAAGCATAACGATCTCACCGATGAATATCAGTGTATATGCCAGTGATGTAGTACTGGATACCCTGAACCAGGCTAAAACGGTATTTACTGAAATAAAAAAAGGCAACAAAACAATCACCAAGACGGTACAACTGCAAAAGGTCAGCGAAGCGACTTATGACCCGACGAGCGTTACCATCACGATTCCTATAGAGGAATTTACGGAAAAAACACTGGAAATACCGGTTCTTTGTACGGATTTACCTTCGCACTATACGTTGCGTACTTTCCCGTCTGTAGCAAAAGTTACATGCAGTATTCCATTGTCCCGGTTCAAGGACTTATCGGAAGACGCATTTGAGATCAAATTTTCATTTAAAGATCTGGAACAAAACGTGTCGGGTACCCTACCAATCCAACTGACGAAAAAGCCGGATTGGGTAACCACCACAACGCTTGTCCCGGACAAAATAGAATTCATCCTGGAACAAAACAACCTTCAATGA
- a CDS encoding diacylglycerol/lipid kinase family protein, giving the protein MGGKKIKVQAIINPISGVGSKRKIPKMIEQMCEKGDCPLEISFTEYAGHASELTRKAIDEGANCIIAVGGDGTVNEIARAMVHSDAVLGIVPKGSGNGLARELHIPMDAKRALELIIKGHVSTIDCCKANDRVFFCTCGVGFDAAVSQKFAEEKRRGSLTYIKNTVAEYLSYKPEPYELLVDNQTIKEKAFLVACANASQYGNNAFIAPHANIQDGQMDLTILSPFTPLDIAPLAIQLFTKQIDRNSKIKTMKARQVTIIRQSPGVMHLDGEPVMADSRIDISVIPQSLHVITPEVISFTEEVHNLFGEVTRFFDKKLPYIFR; this is encoded by the coding sequence ATGGGCGGAAAAAAAATAAAGGTGCAGGCTATAATAAATCCTATTTCCGGTGTCGGTTCGAAAAGAAAGATACCTAAGATGATCGAGCAAATGTGCGAGAAAGGCGATTGTCCGTTGGAGATTTCTTTCACCGAATATGCGGGGCATGCCAGTGAGTTGACGAGAAAGGCAATTGACGAAGGAGCCAATTGTATTATAGCTGTAGGTGGCGACGGCACGGTGAATGAAATAGCCCGTGCGATGGTTCATTCGGATGCCGTTTTGGGGATTGTCCCGAAAGGGTCCGGCAACGGGTTGGCCCGTGAGCTCCATATACCGATGGATGCTAAACGGGCATTGGAGCTGATAATCAAAGGACATGTTTCCACTATCGATTGCTGCAAGGCGAACGACCGTGTATTCTTTTGTACCTGTGGGGTAGGTTTTGATGCGGCGGTAAGCCAGAAGTTCGCTGAGGAAAAACGGCGCGGATCTCTTACCTATATAAAAAATACGGTGGCGGAATATTTGAGTTACAAGCCGGAACCATATGAGTTGCTGGTGGATAACCAGACCATTAAGGAGAAAGCTTTTTTGGTAGCATGTGCCAACGCCTCCCAGTATGGAAACAATGCGTTCATTGCCCCTCATGCCAATATACAGGACGGGCAGATGGATTTGACTATATTGTCGCCTTTTACACCGTTGGATATAGCGCCTTTGGCAATCCAGTTATTTACAAAGCAGATCGATCGGAACAGTAAGATCAAGACGATGAAAGCGCGTCAGGTAACCATTATCCGTCAGAGTCCGGGTGTTATGCATCTAGATGGAGAGCCTGTTATGGCAGATAGCCGGATCGATATTTCGGTCATACCGCAGTCTTTACATGTGATAACGCCTGAAGTGATATCCTTTACCGAGGAGGTTCATAATTTGTTTGGTGAAGTAACGCGTTTCTTCGACAAGAAACTACCTTACATTTTCAGATAA